In Desulfopila inferna, a single window of DNA contains:
- a CDS encoding sigma-54-dependent transcriptional regulator, translated as MAKRQETILLVDDDSSHRTMLKVNLESAGFPTLEAQDGDEVLPILAEKEVDLILLDLKMKRMGGLSTLSMLLQSGIKIPVVVITAFSSVESAVEAMKKGAFDYITKPVDIEELKLTISRALNFRTLDEENRSLKKKLGERYQFDNIIGKSPAMQEMFATLKLVAPTDSTVLITGESGTGKELIADALHQNSARSNAAFVKLNCAALHENLLESELFGHEAGSFTGASSQRKGRFELADKGTLFLDEIGDMSLATQAKILRILQEGEFERVGGNRTIKVDVRLLAATHKDLQVMISEGTFRQDLFFRLSVIPLHLPALRERNIDIPELAQFFLKRYAVKNRKDIKGFHPEALNLLMQYDWPGNIRELENTIERATILCLGEQITPRELPPQFFPEGVQPQAAESSVKADFTLRDMEREVIKTTLEKTGNNKSATAKKLGIARQTLLNKLKEYGIE; from the coding sequence ATGGCCAAACGACAGGAAACCATATTGCTGGTCGATGACGACTCCAGTCACCGCACCATGCTCAAAGTCAACCTGGAAAGCGCCGGATTCCCTACTCTCGAGGCTCAGGACGGCGATGAGGTTTTGCCGATACTGGCTGAGAAGGAAGTTGATCTGATTCTGCTCGATTTAAAAATGAAGCGGATGGGCGGTCTTTCCACCCTCTCGATGCTCCTGCAGTCCGGCATAAAAATTCCGGTAGTTGTGATCACTGCCTTTTCTTCGGTTGAAAGTGCTGTCGAGGCCATGAAAAAAGGAGCCTTTGACTACATCACCAAACCCGTGGATATCGAAGAGCTCAAACTGACCATCTCCAGGGCACTCAACTTCAGGACACTGGACGAAGAGAACAGATCGTTGAAGAAGAAGTTGGGCGAGAGATATCAATTTGACAATATTATCGGCAAGAGCCCTGCCATGCAGGAAATGTTTGCCACCCTCAAGCTGGTCGCCCCCACCGACTCGACTGTTCTGATTACCGGGGAATCAGGCACCGGAAAAGAACTGATCGCCGATGCCCTGCACCAAAACAGCGCCAGAAGCAACGCCGCGTTTGTCAAACTCAACTGCGCCGCACTCCATGAAAATCTTCTGGAAAGCGAACTTTTCGGTCATGAAGCCGGCTCCTTTACCGGAGCCTCAAGCCAGAGAAAAGGTCGATTTGAACTTGCCGATAAGGGTACCCTCTTTTTAGATGAAATCGGGGATATGAGTCTTGCCACCCAGGCCAAGATCCTGCGCATACTCCAGGAGGGCGAGTTTGAAAGGGTAGGAGGAAACAGAACCATCAAAGTAGATGTTCGTCTCCTGGCCGCCACCCATAAAGATTTGCAGGTCATGATCAGCGAAGGGACCTTCCGTCAGGATCTGTTCTTCAGACTCTCGGTCATTCCCTTGCATCTTCCAGCGCTGCGGGAGAGAAATATAGACATTCCCGAACTTGCGCAATTTTTCCTTAAACGCTATGCCGTAAAAAACAGAAAAGATATCAAAGGCTTTCATCCGGAAGCACTCAATCTTCTGATGCAATACGACTGGCCCGGCAATATCCGCGAACTTGAAAATACTATAGAACGAGCCACCATACTCTGTCTGGGAGAACAGATCACCCCCCGGGAGTTGCCGCCGCAGTTTTTTCCTGAAGGTGTGCAGCCACAAGCGGCCGAGAGTTCTGTAAAGGCAGATTTCACCCTGCGCGACATGGAACGTGAAGTCATTAAAACGACACTTGAAAAAACCGGCAACAATAAAAGCGCTACGGCAAAAAAGCTGGGGATTGCCCGTCAGACCTTACTGAATAAACTTAAGGAGTACGGTATCGAATAA
- a CDS encoding PP2C family protein-serine/threonine phosphatase, whose protein sequence is MQITYAALTDKGLKRKNNEDAYSIEKGPRQSNVNDRYDELLCVIADGMGGHSCGEVASRMACDEFSGFLDRQLLRQRPEVIEKRFQQKIFDIDNRIRNHGFTNTPCMDMGTTLSAILFLREKAVIAHVGDSRIYRLRNRNLKQLTTDHNLVQDLVREGLITPEAALTHPFRNKLTQAIGTNEPVEQVDTQRIQLAHGDRFILSTDGLHGEVGHAEIEQVLLASDSPEGAAEQLISLALQGGGSDNITVLVIFLS, encoded by the coding sequence ATGCAGATTACATATGCGGCACTGACCGACAAGGGTCTAAAAAGAAAGAACAATGAAGACGCCTATTCCATTGAAAAAGGACCCCGGCAGTCGAATGTAAATGACCGGTACGACGAGCTTCTCTGTGTTATAGCCGATGGTATGGGCGGACACTCCTGCGGTGAAGTCGCCAGCAGGATGGCATGTGACGAATTCTCCGGATTTCTGGATCGTCAACTCCTCAGACAACGACCGGAGGTCATCGAAAAACGGTTCCAGCAGAAAATTTTTGATATCGACAACCGGATTCGAAATCATGGCTTCACCAATACCCCCTGCATGGATATGGGGACAACCCTTTCAGCAATCCTCTTCCTACGGGAAAAAGCGGTCATAGCGCATGTCGGCGACAGCCGTATTTATCGATTGCGCAACAGGAACCTTAAGCAACTGACCACCGACCACAACCTGGTTCAGGATTTAGTCAGAGAAGGTCTCATCACTCCGGAAGCTGCGCTGACGCACCCTTTCAGGAACAAACTGACTCAAGCTATCGGAACCAACGAGCCTGTCGAGCAGGTTGACACCCAGCGTATACAACTTGCTCACGGCGACAGGTTCATTTTATCAACCGATGGTCTGCATGGAGAGGTCGGACACGCAGAAATTGAGCAGGTCCTCTTAGCCTCGGACTCGCCTGAGGGGGCAGCCGAGCAATTGATATCTCTGGCCCTGCAGGGCGGAGGCAGCGACAATATCACCGTCCTGGTTATCTTTCTCAGTTAA
- a CDS encoding PP2C family protein-serine/threonine phosphatase: MITFRFKSLQQKIVVLVLIPTFLFLTAIGWGGYVFARKGLLTQWSETAIANLQKAAHRVDMRLGLPEDLLQRLQYASGAEMAHLALQYTLEQLEELEGVAEVDITWDSDTENGLHAMGGTGGKHHSAGSLEISSPVYSWEKGDQSVVLESSLIEPEHGESGSIKVEITVSDLVEELAKSEWWKSNRTMLIDMEGNVIAHSSYEAAQASEQIRSFGDSSLEKLTLAAIQEKSHGTIFGKGNPPREISGFYRLAEAPWYMVVIAPGETVMQPILDFRFYYSMLFATAIILIIAFIRSMTSTMTGSIRKISIAAENLAGGVFGPPLPVRSSDEIGELTKSFNTMTSQIRQGMELQKSMEIAREVQQNFLPGSRYKDKNIEICGVSRYCQETGGDFFDLVRYKNGPERVGAIVGDVVGHGIGAALLMASVRAMLRARNDQPGTLAEIITDVNRVLCRDTEATSNFVTLFYIAVDPRQKTMEWVRAGHDPALLLQVGDQKCTELYGKGIAMGVESSLEYESNQVATTGRDQLIVIGSDGAWEAENSRGEMFGKERIKRIIIENSRLEPEKLIELINSEIDIFLEGVPPQDDITFVVIKMMMDS; encoded by the coding sequence ATGATTACATTCCGCTTTAAATCTTTGCAGCAGAAGATCGTCGTGCTTGTGCTGATCCCGACATTTCTCTTTCTCACGGCCATTGGATGGGGGGGCTATGTGTTTGCCAGAAAAGGATTATTGACTCAATGGAGTGAGACGGCCATAGCCAATCTGCAAAAAGCCGCTCACCGGGTGGACATGCGGTTGGGTCTACCGGAAGACTTGCTGCAGAGACTCCAGTATGCATCCGGAGCGGAAATGGCTCACCTTGCGCTGCAATATACCCTGGAACAGCTTGAGGAGCTGGAAGGTGTCGCAGAGGTTGATATTACCTGGGATTCCGATACGGAAAATGGGCTGCATGCCATGGGGGGCACTGGTGGAAAGCATCACTCAGCAGGATCGCTGGAAATTTCTTCCCCTGTGTATTCCTGGGAGAAAGGTGATCAGTCGGTGGTATTAGAAAGCTCTCTGATTGAACCAGAGCACGGCGAAAGCGGCAGCATTAAGGTTGAAATTACGGTTTCCGATCTTGTCGAAGAGCTGGCCAAATCAGAATGGTGGAAAAGCAACAGAACCATGCTGATTGATATGGAGGGTAATGTGATTGCTCATTCCTCATATGAGGCTGCTCAAGCCTCGGAGCAGATAAGATCCTTCGGCGATTCTTCACTGGAAAAGCTGACACTTGCCGCGATCCAGGAAAAATCCCACGGCACGATTTTCGGCAAAGGTAATCCGCCACGGGAGATAAGCGGTTTCTATCGTCTGGCTGAGGCACCATGGTATATGGTCGTTATTGCTCCGGGTGAAACGGTGATGCAGCCTATCCTGGACTTCAGATTCTACTATTCCATGCTCTTCGCCACTGCCATCATTTTGATCATTGCCTTCATCCGTTCCATGACTTCGACAATGACCGGTTCCATCAGAAAGATATCAATAGCCGCGGAGAATCTTGCCGGCGGTGTTTTTGGGCCTCCGTTACCTGTGCGCTCAAGTGATGAGATCGGAGAGCTGACCAAAAGCTTCAACACCATGACTTCGCAGATCAGGCAGGGAATGGAACTGCAGAAATCCATGGAAATTGCCAGAGAGGTGCAGCAGAATTTTCTTCCCGGTTCCAGATACAAGGACAAGAATATAGAAATTTGTGGTGTAAGCAGGTATTGCCAGGAAACCGGAGGGGATTTTTTCGATCTGGTCCGGTATAAAAATGGACCGGAAAGGGTGGGCGCGATTGTCGGCGATGTCGTTGGTCACGGTATTGGTGCCGCCTTGCTTATGGCCTCGGTCAGGGCAATGCTGCGGGCGAGAAACGATCAACCCGGAACTCTCGCTGAGATTATCACCGATGTCAACAGGGTATTGTGCCGTGATACCGAAGCTACTTCAAATTTCGTCACGCTCTTCTATATTGCCGTTGACCCTCGGCAAAAAACCATGGAATGGGTCAGGGCCGGCCATGACCCTGCATTACTGCTTCAGGTCGGCGATCAAAAATGTACCGAACTCTATGGGAAGGGTATAGCAATGGGAGTCGAGAGCAGCCTCGAGTATGAGAGCAATCAGGTGGCGACAACAGGAAGGGATCAGCTGATTGTCATTGGCAGTGATGGTGCCTGGGAGGCCGAGAATTCTCGCGGAGAAATGTTCGGCAAAGAACGGATCAAGAGAATTATCATCGAAAACAGCAGGCTGGAGCCCGAAAAATTAATTGAATTGATCAATAGCGAGATTGATATTTTTCTGGAAGGGGTACCGCCGCAGGACGATATCACCTTTGTAGTTATCAAAATGATGATGGACTCGTAA
- a CDS encoding ATP-binding cassette domain-containing protein: MRRRRNTRKIVENFSDKPLFHWALHGNGWLQLLLVLLVILVVVARVAPLEIQKRIINESIMLRSYDNLYLYCIIYLAAIISSNALKFAINTTQTFIGERAMSTMRQSLYNYVISLPLSFFRKTQPGFVVSSIIGELSTIGTFSGMAVAVPLTNILTLAALAGYLIWLNAKLALATLAIYPVVIFLLPKLQKKANLANKQRVDISRTTSSKIAETISGINEIHAHGSFIEENKAFASLIEKLKKVRIHWSLLRHGIKSTNNLFVSLGPFIVFILGGYLAIEGELELGALVAFLSAQEKLYDPWKELIDYYQLYKDAQIRYEKTTDHFNIDSEVNFSQDDDGLPPLLGDLTLANLSFRTDDGHLLLKDISFTLKKGKHLALVGFSGSGKSTLAKCIGNLQSCPPGSIFLDGFDLTDLSKSYVVNNIGFVSQHPFIFTGTLEDNLLYAHNAKYSLEDHPLPSLDDKIEALQNSALFVDVLRFGLDTRPPAGDTDFTTKVIKMRKNFLRNYRDDLSELLEFYDHPQSGCPSETYLDDQSIINNIFFGKIISTRFEDQERINQAVVQLLIEEDCLETVTQLGLHYNVGSQGVKLSGGQRQKLAIARVILKRANFLILDEATSALDNTSQTRIERMRMTKWRNRITVVAVVHRLDIIDNYDKIAVMKDGRIVEIGSYSELIDQGKFLKQLISEKTK, encoded by the coding sequence TTGCGCCGACGACGAAACACCAGGAAGATTGTCGAAAATTTCAGCGATAAGCCGCTTTTTCACTGGGCTCTGCATGGCAATGGCTGGCTCCAGCTTCTTCTTGTTCTTTTGGTCATTCTCGTTGTCGTTGCCCGCGTTGCCCCTCTGGAAATACAGAAACGCATTATCAATGAATCGATCATGCTGCGCAGCTATGATAATCTTTATCTTTATTGTATTATTTATCTCGCGGCAATCATCAGCTCAAATGCATTGAAGTTCGCCATCAATACCACGCAGACATTTATCGGCGAACGTGCCATGAGCACCATGAGGCAATCGCTCTACAACTATGTCATTTCTCTGCCGCTGAGCTTCTTCCGCAAGACCCAGCCGGGATTCGTGGTTTCGTCCATTATCGGTGAATTAAGCACCATAGGCACATTTTCCGGTATGGCCGTTGCCGTACCTTTGACCAACATCCTCACTCTTGCCGCATTAGCCGGGTATCTCATCTGGCTCAACGCCAAACTGGCGCTGGCAACGCTGGCAATTTATCCTGTTGTGATTTTTCTTTTGCCGAAGCTGCAGAAAAAGGCGAATCTCGCCAACAAACAGCGTGTTGACATATCGCGAACGACATCAAGCAAAATTGCCGAAACAATTTCAGGAATCAATGAAATTCATGCTCATGGGTCCTTCATCGAAGAAAACAAAGCCTTCGCATCTTTGATTGAAAAGTTGAAAAAGGTCAGGATCCACTGGTCTCTTCTCCGCCACGGTATCAAATCCACCAATAATCTTTTCGTCAGCCTGGGGCCGTTTATCGTCTTTATCCTGGGTGGATATCTCGCCATTGAGGGAGAACTGGAACTTGGGGCACTGGTTGCTTTTCTCTCTGCCCAGGAAAAACTGTATGATCCCTGGAAAGAACTGATTGACTATTACCAGCTTTATAAAGATGCTCAGATCAGATATGAAAAAACCACCGATCATTTCAACATCGACAGCGAAGTTAATTTCTCGCAGGACGACGATGGCTTACCGCCATTGCTGGGAGATCTCACTCTTGCCAATCTTTCATTTCGGACAGATGACGGGCACCTCCTGCTCAAGGATATCTCTTTTACACTGAAGAAAGGGAAACATCTTGCCCTGGTTGGTTTTTCGGGCAGCGGCAAGAGCACTCTGGCCAAATGCATCGGCAACCTGCAGAGTTGTCCGCCGGGCTCGATATTCCTTGATGGTTTTGATCTTACGGATTTGAGTAAATCGTATGTAGTCAATAATATCGGTTTCGTATCCCAGCACCCCTTTATTTTTACAGGGACGTTAGAAGATAATCTGCTGTATGCCCATAATGCGAAATACTCCCTCGAAGATCATCCGCTCCCCTCTCTCGACGACAAAATCGAGGCACTGCAGAATAGTGCTCTTTTTGTTGACGTTCTCCGCTTCGGACTAGATACAAGACCACCTGCCGGGGATACGGATTTCACAACAAAAGTAATAAAGATGAGAAAAAATTTCCTGCGGAATTACCGGGACGACCTCTCTGAATTACTTGAATTCTATGATCATCCTCAAAGCGGTTGCCCTTCGGAAACCTATCTGGACGATCAATCCATAATCAACAATATATTTTTCGGGAAAATCATTTCGACCAGATTCGAAGATCAGGAAAGGATAAACCAGGCTGTCGTGCAATTACTGATTGAGGAAGATTGTCTGGAAACTGTCACACAACTCGGACTCCACTACAATGTCGGCAGCCAGGGCGTAAAATTGTCAGGCGGTCAGCGCCAGAAATTAGCCATTGCCCGGGTAATTCTCAAAAGGGCTAATTTTCTCATCCTGGATGAAGCGACTTCAGCCCTTGACAACACGTCGCAGACACGGATAGAAAGAATGAGGATGACCAAATGGCGCAACAGAATCACCGTTGTCGCAGTAGTCCACAGACTGGACATTATCGACAACTATGACAAAATCGCAGTAATGAAAGATGGACGAATCGTCGAAATAGGATCATACAGCGAGCTCATCGATCAGGGAAAATTTCTGAAACAGCTCATTTCCGAAAAAACAAAGTGA
- a CDS encoding ATP-binding protein: MTIKIALTRKDRYQQVLEEKSMEFKTLFHLNHRDIFEINLILDEVCTNIFEYNPETEDLFIKIEATCEDDLLQMIIRDNGIPFQPTAVAAPDTRLPLEKRKAGGLGLMLVKRYTDTIAYKRLKGLNQTTLTKKLR, translated from the coding sequence ATGACCATAAAAATCGCTCTTACCAGAAAAGACCGTTATCAGCAGGTGCTGGAAGAGAAATCTATGGAATTCAAGACGCTTTTTCACCTTAACCATCGTGATATTTTTGAAATTAACTTGATATTGGATGAGGTTTGTACAAATATATTCGAATATAATCCGGAAACCGAGGACCTGTTCATAAAAATTGAAGCCACTTGCGAAGATGATCTTTTACAAATGATTATAAGGGATAACGGTATTCCTTTTCAACCCACCGCTGTTGCGGCACCCGATACCCGTCTGCCCCTTGAGAAACGAAAGGCCGGCGGCCTTGGCCTCATGCTGGTCAAAAGATATACGGATACAATTGCTTACAAGAGACTTAAGGGATTGAACCAGACAACGCTCACCAAAAAATTACGCTAG
- a CDS encoding STAS domain-containing protein produces MKISKTAENEYLIIAVSGRLDSHTSTELEQFLEKQLEFDHHGVILDMIHLDYISSAGLRLILNTSKLLKGKNEDFVLCRMQDHIREVFEISGFDTFLNVYPSLKDALGRRSS; encoded by the coding sequence ATGAAAATTTCAAAAACAGCTGAAAACGAATATCTGATAATTGCCGTATCAGGGCGGCTTGATTCACACACCTCAACGGAGCTGGAACAATTCCTGGAAAAGCAGCTGGAGTTCGATCATCATGGAGTTATCCTTGATATGATACATCTGGATTATATATCCAGCGCGGGCCTGCGTCTTATTTTAAATACCTCCAAGCTTTTAAAGGGCAAAAATGAAGACTTCGTCCTTTGCCGGATGCAGGATCATATACGAGAAGTATTCGAGATTTCCGGCTTTGACACCTTCCTCAATGTCTATCCTTCCTTAAAAGACGCTCTAGGCCGGCGAAGCTCCTGA
- a CDS encoding sigma-54-dependent transcriptional regulator, protein MECLNDGKIKIICVDEGRGLARQAMNIFTEERFTFAYERSLEEVGDRFEREAFDLMLFCSSVAYHQPQDALDILELICAKCPGTPILFFAHPGKLKIAHQALRVGVFHYSVLPVTDEELKLLIETALERKPQLGLNMMLRTEVEKTTFESMVGRSTAMRQVYRQIRQAAATDIPVLLSGETGTGKELAALAIHELSARAKEAYVPVHIGSLPTDLVASELFGHERGAFSGATSQRKGCFEVAEGGTVFMDEIATIDEKMQISLLRLLETSEYCRIGSQESIPVNVRMIAASNADLAEEIRKGKFREDLYYRLDVLHIAMPPLRERHGDIHLLVDHLIKNASDTFQKFIRGISPGFISCLESYPWPGNVRELKNVIQRSVISCTGDILDIPQLPPRISQYRDKDIKMTIRVGMTIEEVEKELIVRTLEHAGHNRSRASDILGISRRSLYNKMQRYDIYRPK, encoded by the coding sequence ATGGAATGCTTAAATGACGGGAAGATCAAAATAATCTGTGTCGACGAAGGCCGCGGCCTGGCCCGGCAGGCGATGAACATATTCACCGAAGAACGCTTCACCTTTGCCTATGAGCGCAGCCTGGAAGAGGTCGGAGACCGCTTTGAAAGAGAAGCATTCGATTTGATGCTTTTTTGCAGTTCTGTTGCCTATCATCAGCCGCAGGATGCGCTGGATATCCTGGAATTGATTTGCGCCAAATGTCCAGGTACTCCCATTCTGTTCTTCGCTCATCCGGGAAAACTCAAAATTGCCCATCAGGCACTGCGCGTTGGGGTCTTCCACTACTCGGTATTGCCGGTCACCGATGAGGAGCTCAAACTGCTCATTGAAACCGCTCTGGAGAGAAAACCCCAGCTTGGTTTAAACATGATGTTGCGCACCGAGGTGGAAAAAACGACCTTCGAAAGTATGGTGGGGCGTTCTACGGCCATGCGCCAGGTGTACCGGCAGATTCGCCAGGCGGCCGCCACGGATATTCCTGTCCTGCTCTCAGGAGAAACAGGAACGGGAAAAGAACTCGCAGCTCTTGCCATTCATGAATTGAGTGCCAGAGCAAAAGAGGCATATGTGCCGGTCCATATCGGTTCTCTGCCCACCGACCTGGTTGCCAGTGAACTCTTTGGGCATGAACGCGGCGCCTTTTCCGGAGCGACTTCCCAGCGCAAGGGATGCTTTGAAGTCGCAGAAGGCGGCACCGTTTTTATGGATGAGATTGCCACTATCGATGAAAAAATGCAGATCAGCCTGCTGCGCCTCCTTGAAACCAGCGAGTATTGCCGGATCGGCAGTCAGGAGAGCATACCGGTGAATGTCAGGATGATTGCCGCCTCCAATGCCGATCTTGCCGAGGAAATCCGCAAGGGCAAATTTCGGGAAGATCTCTACTATCGGCTCGATGTCCTCCATATTGCCATGCCACCGCTGCGGGAGCGCCATGGGGATATTCATCTGCTGGTGGATCATTTGATAAAAAATGCCAGTGATACCTTTCAGAAATTCATTCGCGGCATTTCGCCCGGTTTTATCAGCTGCCTCGAATCATATCCATGGCCGGGGAACGTCCGCGAACTGAAAAACGTAATTCAGCGCTCGGTTATTTCCTGCACTGGAGACATTCTCGATATCCCTCAGCTGCCTCCCCGCATCAGTCAGTATCGCGACAAGGATATCAAGATGACTATTCGGGTAGGCATGACCATCGAAGAGGTGGAGAAAGAACTGATAGTGCGAACGCTCGAACATGCGGGACATAACCGCTCCCGGGCCAGCGATATTCTGGGGATATCACGGCGCTCGCTGTATAATAAGATGCAGCGCTATGATATTTACCGCCCAAAATAA
- the metK gene encoding methionine adenosyltransferase, giving the protein MSKLRNKHVFTSESVSEGHPDKVCDQVSDAILDACLAEDSASRVACETAVTTNFLINLGEITCSGWDNIDPEKVARQVVREIGYDREELLFSSETFNYDCHIHSQSSDISQGVSEGEGLFKEQGAGDQGMMFGYATTATPSLMPAPIHYSHQLLEHLQNLRKKKNIAYLRPDAKTQVSVLHQDGVPVRITNVVISQQTDEVPLSKVREDIIDVSRDLLEPSGLIDDNTEYFINPTGKFVIGGPHGDAGLTGRKIIVDTYGGVGCHGGGAFSGKDPSKVDRSAAYYARYAAKNIVAAGLAEKCEIQVAYAIGIARPLSINVDTFGTGKVSDEKIQTVLESEEIFNFRPAAIIRDLQLMQPQGWSYRDTSVAGHFGRDKFSWEKTDKSDALQQALGLKVRQVA; this is encoded by the coding sequence ATGAGCAAATTACGGAATAAGCACGTATTTACCAGCGAGTCTGTAAGTGAAGGACATCCGGACAAAGTCTGTGACCAGGTTTCAGACGCCATTCTTGACGCCTGCCTGGCAGAAGACTCTGCCAGCAGGGTTGCCTGCGAAACGGCGGTAACCACAAATTTCCTCATCAACCTTGGAGAAATTACCTGCAGCGGCTGGGATAATATCGATCCGGAAAAGGTTGCGCGCCAGGTTGTCAGGGAAATCGGGTATGACAGGGAAGAACTTCTCTTTTCCAGCGAGACCTTTAACTACGATTGTCATATCCACTCTCAATCCAGCGATATCTCCCAAGGGGTCAGTGAAGGCGAGGGACTCTTCAAGGAGCAGGGTGCCGGCGATCAGGGGATGATGTTCGGATACGCCACCACAGCCACACCCTCGCTGATGCCCGCTCCCATTCATTACAGCCACCAGCTGCTGGAACACCTTCAGAATCTGCGCAAGAAAAAAAATATCGCCTATCTGCGTCCCGATGCCAAAACCCAGGTATCGGTCCTCCACCAGGATGGTGTTCCCGTGCGCATCACCAATGTGGTTATTTCACAGCAGACCGACGAGGTGCCTCTGTCAAAGGTTCGTGAGGATATCATTGACGTAAGCCGCGATCTCCTTGAGCCCTCGGGCCTTATCGACGACAACACCGAGTACTTCATCAATCCCACCGGCAAATTCGTCATAGGCGGCCCTCACGGCGACGCCGGGCTTACCGGCAGAAAAATAATCGTTGATACCTATGGCGGCGTAGGCTGTCATGGCGGCGGTGCTTTCAGTGGTAAGGATCCATCCAAGGTGGACCGTTCCGCAGCCTATTACGCCCGTTATGCCGCGAAAAATATCGTCGCCGCCGGTCTTGCCGAAAAATGCGAGATCCAGGTAGCCTATGCCATCGGTATCGCCCGGCCCCTGTCCATCAATGTCGATACCTTCGGCACGGGCAAAGTTTCCGACGAGAAAATTCAGACCGTGCTGGAATCAGAAGAAATCTTCAACTTCAGGCCGGCAGCGATTATCAGAGATCTGCAGCTTATGCAGCCCCAAGGCTGGAGTTATCGGGATACCTCGGTGGCCGGTCATTTCGGCAGAGACAAGTTCTCCTGGGAGAAGACGGACAAGAGCGACGCCCTGCAGCAGGCTCTGGGACTTAAAGTCAGACAGGTAGCTTAA
- the ahcY gene encoding adenosylhomocysteinase, translating to MLSETSQASKAGSAEENDYKIADITLAAWGRREIEIAEQEMPGLIATREKYGPQKPLQDVRIMGSLHMTVQTAVLIETLVALGADVRWASCNIFSTQDHAAAAIAEAGIPVFAWKGETLEEYWWCTQQAVTWPDGKTPQLIVDDGGDATMLIHKGYAAEKDPSLLEIAVDNKEVQIVHQLLKKVYSSDKTFWHRAVKEWIGVSEETTTGVHRLYHMQKEGQLLVPAINVNDSVTKSKFDNVYGCRHSLVDAICRAMDVMLAGKTTMICGFGDVGKGSAESMAGQKSRILVSEVDPICALQACMAGYTVCRVEDALDTADIFVTTTGNMNIITAEHMSKMKDQAIVCNIGHFDNEIEVDKLNDWPGIKKVQIKPQVDKYTFPDGHSIYLLAEGRLVNLGCATGHPSFVMSNSFTNQVLAQIDLWQNRKTREVGVFTLDKKLDEEVARLHLDKLGAILTEMSQDQADYIGVPVEGPYKPEHYRY from the coding sequence ATGTTATCAGAAACATCGCAAGCTTCCAAGGCGGGTTCAGCCGAGGAAAATGATTATAAGATTGCCGACATCACCCTGGCCGCCTGGGGACGTCGCGAAATTGAAATTGCCGAGCAGGAAATGCCAGGACTCATTGCCACCAGGGAAAAATACGGTCCGCAGAAACCTTTGCAGGACGTACGGATCATGGGAAGTCTGCACATGACCGTGCAGACCGCCGTGTTGATAGAGACACTTGTGGCTCTGGGAGCCGATGTGCGCTGGGCCAGCTGCAATATCTTCTCCACTCAGGACCATGCCGCCGCGGCCATTGCCGAAGCCGGCATCCCTGTCTTTGCCTGGAAAGGCGAAACTCTCGAGGAATACTGGTGGTGTACGCAGCAGGCCGTAACCTGGCCGGACGGGAAAACTCCGCAGCTGATAGTGGATGATGGCGGCGACGCCACCATGCTCATCCATAAAGGATATGCGGCGGAAAAGGATCCCTCGCTCCTGGAGATTGCCGTTGACAACAAAGAGGTGCAGATCGTCCATCAGCTTCTCAAGAAAGTCTACAGCAGCGATAAAACCTTCTGGCATCGTGCAGTCAAGGAATGGATAGGCGTTTCCGAGGAGACCACCACCGGTGTTCATCGTCTTTACCATATGCAGAAGGAAGGACAATTGCTGGTGCCGGCCATCAACGTCAACGATTCGGTGACCAAGTCAAAATTCGACAATGTCTATGGCTGCCGTCATTCACTGGTGGACGCCATCTGCCGCGCCATGGATGTGATGCTGGCCGGCAAGACCACGATGATTTGCGGTTTCGGCGATGTCGGCAAAGGCTCCGCAGAATCCATGGCCGGCCAGAAAAGCCGGATACTGGTCTCCGAGGTTGACCCTATCTGCGCGCTGCAGGCCTGTATGGCAGGCTACACCGTGTGCAGGGTTGAGGATGCCCTGGATACGGCGGATATCTTTGTCACCACCACGGGTAATATGAATATCATCACAGCCGAACATATGAGCAAAATGAAGGACCAGGCTATTGTCTGCAACATCGGTCATTTTGATAACGAGATAGAGGTTGATAAACTCAACGACTGGCCTGGCATCAAGAAGGTACAGATCAAACCGCAGGTAGATAAATACACCTTCCCCGACGGCCACTCCATTTACCTGCTGGCCGAAGGCAGACTCGTCAATCTGGGCTGCGCCACCGGCCACCCCAGTTTTGTCATGTCCAACAGTTTCACCAACCAGGTTCTGGCCCAGATCGATCTCTGGCAGAATCGCAAAACCCGGGAAGTCGGAGTCTTCACCCTCGACAAAAAGCTGGATGAAGAGGTGGCACGGCTGCATCTGGATAAGCTGGGCGCCATCCTTACCGAAATGAGCCAGGACCAGGCCGATTATATCGGTGTACCGGTTGAAGGTCCCTACAAGCCCGAGCATTATCGCTATTAA